From Spirosoma aerolatum, one genomic window encodes:
- the ahcY gene encoding adenosylhomocysteinase, whose protein sequence is MQTSTYVPYKVKDIALAEWGRKEIRLAEAEMPGLMALRAEYGPTKPLQGARIAGCLHMTIQTAVLIETLVELGADVTWSSCNIFSTQDHAAAAIAAAGIPVYAWKGMNEEEFNWCIEQTLFFGEDRKPLNMILDDGGDLTNMVFDVYPELIQGIKGLSEETTTGVHRLYERMKNGTLHLPSINVNDSVTKSKFDNKYGCRESLVDAIRRATDLMLAGKVAVVAGYGDVGKGSAESLRGAGCRVLVTEIDPICALQAAMDGYEVVTMDEAATRAQIFVTATGNVNIIKGRHFKAMKDKAVVCNIGHFDNEIDMAWLNENYGHTKSPIKPQVDMYEVEGKEVIVLAEGRLVNLGCAMGHPSFVMSCSFSNQTLAQIELWLNSDKYENKVYVLPKILDEKVAALHLAHVGAKLEPLEQEQADYIGVSVAGPFKSEMYRY, encoded by the coding sequence ATGCAAACTTCAACTTACGTTCCTTACAAAGTTAAGGATATTGCGCTGGCCGAGTGGGGCCGCAAGGAAATCCGGCTTGCCGAAGCCGAAATGCCTGGTCTAATGGCCCTTCGTGCTGAGTATGGTCCGACGAAACCGCTCCAGGGAGCCCGTATTGCTGGCTGTCTGCACATGACGATCCAGACCGCTGTGCTGATCGAAACACTGGTTGAACTGGGGGCCGATGTTACCTGGTCGTCCTGTAACATTTTCTCGACGCAGGATCACGCAGCTGCGGCTATTGCTGCGGCTGGTATTCCGGTCTATGCCTGGAAAGGAATGAACGAAGAAGAGTTTAACTGGTGTATTGAGCAGACACTGTTCTTCGGCGAAGACCGGAAGCCACTCAACATGATTCTGGACGATGGCGGTGATCTGACCAATATGGTGTTTGATGTGTATCCTGAACTGATTCAGGGCATTAAAGGCCTCTCAGAAGAAACGACCACGGGCGTTCACCGGTTGTATGAGCGCATGAAAAACGGCACCTTGCATTTACCTTCGATCAACGTGAATGACTCGGTAACCAAGTCGAAATTCGATAACAAATACGGTTGCCGTGAATCGCTGGTCGACGCTATCCGTCGAGCTACGGATTTGATGCTGGCCGGTAAAGTGGCTGTTGTAGCTGGTTATGGCGATGTAGGGAAAGGTTCGGCTGAATCGCTGCGCGGGGCTGGCTGCCGGGTTCTGGTAACGGAAATTGACCCAATCTGCGCGTTGCAGGCTGCTATGGATGGTTATGAAGTGGTTACGATGGATGAAGCCGCTACGCGTGCGCAGATTTTTGTGACCGCTACGGGTAACGTCAACATTATCAAAGGCCGCCACTTCAAAGCCATGAAGGATAAGGCTGTTGTTTGTAACATTGGGCATTTCGATAATGAAATTGATATGGCCTGGTTGAACGAAAATTACGGCCATACCAAGAGTCCAATCAAGCCGCAGGTTGATATGTATGAGGTAGAAGGCAAAGAAGTGATCGTATTGGCTGAAGGCCGTCTGGTGAATTTGGGCTGCGCGATGGGCCACCCCAGCTTCGTGATGTCGTGCTCGTTCTCGAACCAGACGCTGGCTCAGATCGAACTGTGGCTAAACTCAGATAAGTACGAGAACAAGGTATACGTGTTACCGAAGATCCTTGACGAAAAAGTAGCTGCTCTGCACTTAGCTCACGTAGGTGCTAAACTGGAGCCGCTGGAGCAGGAACAGGCCGACTATATTGGCGTATCGGTTGCCGGTCCGTTCAAATCAGAAATGTAT
- a CDS encoding GNAT family N-acetyltransferase codes for MDTISIIPYSPEYQPDFKRLNLEWISRYFTVEPHDVEQLDHPEIHVLPRNGQIFLAQSGNQIVGCVAMINTSPLDQGNTEFELAKMAVSPTVQGKGIGKKLCQAAIAYARQLSVKTVWLESNRVLTPALTMYASVGFREVPSVPTPYARANIRMEMSL; via the coding sequence ATGGATACAATTTCTATCATACCCTACTCACCTGAATACCAACCTGATTTTAAACGGCTTAACCTTGAATGGATTTCACGTTATTTTACAGTCGAACCTCACGACGTAGAGCAATTGGATCATCCTGAAATCCATGTATTACCTCGAAATGGGCAGATCTTTCTGGCTCAGTCAGGCAATCAGATTGTTGGCTGTGTGGCCATGATCAATACGAGTCCGCTGGATCAGGGCAACACTGAATTCGAGCTAGCCAAAATGGCCGTTTCGCCAACGGTGCAGGGAAAAGGTATTGGGAAAAAGCTATGTCAGGCGGCTATCGCCTATGCCCGCCAGCTTAGTGTCAAAACCGTATGGCTCGAATCGAACCGAGTCCTGACGCCAGCGTTGACCATGTACGCCAGCGTAGGATTTCGTGAAGTACCCAGCGTGCCAACTCCGTATGCGCGGGCCAATATTCGGATGGAAATGAGCTTGTGA